A region of Vigna radiata var. radiata cultivar VC1973A chromosome 10, Vradiata_ver6, whole genome shotgun sequence DNA encodes the following proteins:
- the LOC106775130 gene encoding uncharacterized protein LOC106775130 isoform X1 → MRVGTIFLFSLLPLLLSLPLSIAQLPPDTAMSSRTLDAILQDCAFKAFLRPKTGVPYDAQLPRNLTGIRVSAMRLRSGSLRTRGVESYKEFQIPIGVFEQPYVERLVLVYHNLGNWSEKFYPLPGYSYLAPVLGLMSYSGATLNASELPELDIRASDKPILIKFPHVKPAPSGSVPKCVYFDLQGSVQFDILSHGNVCSTVQQGHFSIVVESNAPSPAPAAVAVAADVGKGGTRNKHKVWIIVASFVGGCLLLIMLSLLIAKVRRTKQGMKIQQLEWAAETNETLHMASIGGTKAPLAVGTRTRPTIENDYVP, encoded by the coding sequence ATGAGGGTTGGAACCATTTTTTTGTTCTCACTGTTGCCATTACTTCTTTCTCTGCCACTTTCAATCGCTCAGCTCCCACCTGACACTGCAATGTCATCCCGGACCCTTGATGCCATTCTTCAAGATTGCGCCTTTAAGGCATTTTTGAGGCCAAAAACTGGGGTACCCTATGATGCCCAATTGCCCAGAAACCTAACGGGGATTAGAGTTTCAGCAATGAGGCTTAGGAGTGGTAGTCTGAGGACCAGAGGTGTTGAAAGTTATAAAGAGTTTCAGATCCCAATTGGGGTGTTTGAGCAGCCTTATGTGGAGAGGCTTGTTTTGGTGTACCACAACTTGGGCAACTGGTCTGAGAAGTTTTACCCTTTGCCTGGTTACTCTTATTTGGCTCCTGTTTTGGGTCTAATGTCATACAGTGGTGCCACTTTGAATGCTTCTGAGTTGCCTGAATTGGACATTAGAGCTTCTGATAAGCCAATTTTGATCAAGTTCCCTCATGTAAAACCAGCACCATCAGGGTCAGTGCCAAAGTGTGTGTACTTTGATCTACAAGGTTCTGTGCAATTTGACATCCTATCACATGGTAATGTATGTTCAACAGTCCAACAAGGCCACTTCTCTATTGTTGTGGAGTCTAATGCCCCATCTCCAGCACCTGCTGCTGTTGCTGTGGCTGCTGATGTTGGAAAAGGAGGTACTAGGAACAAGCACAAGGTGTGGATAATTGTTGCATCATTTGTTGGTGGGTGCCTGTTGTTGATCATGTTGAGTCTATTGATTGCTAAAGTGAGGAGAACCAAACAAGGGATGAAGATTCAGCAGTTGGAATGGGCAGCTGAGACTAATGAAACTTTGCATATGGCATCCATTGGAGGCACCAAAGCACCACTAGCAGTGGGGACTCGCACAAGACCAACCATTGAAAATGATTATGTACCTTAG
- the LOC106775130 gene encoding uncharacterized protein LOC106775130 isoform X2: MSSRTLDAILQDCAFKAFLRPKTGVPYDAQLPRNLTGIRVSAMRLRSGSLRTRGVESYKEFQIPIGVFEQPYVERLVLVYHNLGNWSEKFYPLPGYSYLAPVLGLMSYSGATLNASELPELDIRASDKPILIKFPHVKPAPSGSVPKCVYFDLQGSVQFDILSHGNVCSTVQQGHFSIVVESNAPSPAPAAVAVAADVGKGGTRNKHKVWIIVASFVGGCLLLIMLSLLIAKVRRTKQGMKIQQLEWAAETNETLHMASIGGTKAPLAVGTRTRPTIENDYVP; this comes from the coding sequence ATGTCATCCCGGACCCTTGATGCCATTCTTCAAGATTGCGCCTTTAAGGCATTTTTGAGGCCAAAAACTGGGGTACCCTATGATGCCCAATTGCCCAGAAACCTAACGGGGATTAGAGTTTCAGCAATGAGGCTTAGGAGTGGTAGTCTGAGGACCAGAGGTGTTGAAAGTTATAAAGAGTTTCAGATCCCAATTGGGGTGTTTGAGCAGCCTTATGTGGAGAGGCTTGTTTTGGTGTACCACAACTTGGGCAACTGGTCTGAGAAGTTTTACCCTTTGCCTGGTTACTCTTATTTGGCTCCTGTTTTGGGTCTAATGTCATACAGTGGTGCCACTTTGAATGCTTCTGAGTTGCCTGAATTGGACATTAGAGCTTCTGATAAGCCAATTTTGATCAAGTTCCCTCATGTAAAACCAGCACCATCAGGGTCAGTGCCAAAGTGTGTGTACTTTGATCTACAAGGTTCTGTGCAATTTGACATCCTATCACATGGTAATGTATGTTCAACAGTCCAACAAGGCCACTTCTCTATTGTTGTGGAGTCTAATGCCCCATCTCCAGCACCTGCTGCTGTTGCTGTGGCTGCTGATGTTGGAAAAGGAGGTACTAGGAACAAGCACAAGGTGTGGATAATTGTTGCATCATTTGTTGGTGGGTGCCTGTTGTTGATCATGTTGAGTCTATTGATTGCTAAAGTGAGGAGAACCAAACAAGGGATGAAGATTCAGCAGTTGGAATGGGCAGCTGAGACTAATGAAACTTTGCATATGGCATCCATTGGAGGCACCAAAGCACCACTAGCAGTGGGGACTCGCACAAGACCAACCATTGAAAATGATTATGTACCTTAG